Below is a genomic region from Raphanus sativus cultivar WK10039 chromosome 4, ASM80110v3, whole genome shotgun sequence.
tacccgccctttcaaagggcgggtcaCAATCTAGTTGAGAGATTAAAAGAAACTGATTTAAATACGTATATAACCCATTTTTCAGTTAAATTCCAAGGTTAAGCATGCTTAGTAGTGGGAATCTAATGTTATTTCTTTTCCCGAAAAACTGGTGAGATATCTCTCCCAGGCACGAGTTGCGAGGTGAGCGTCCCAGCGGATAATAGTTTGAAAGTGACCACTCACTTTCTTACCCTGAACGGAAAGTATCCTCTGGTCTGTCTTCAGATTTGGCTTGGAAACCCTATTTCTTTACCGAAAAAAGGTTCCTCCAAACCCTCTCATCCTTTCTAGCTCAGCGCATCACCTGAGATCTAGAAGCATTTCTCCTCCTTTACTCCACTTCATCAGGTCCGGATCCTCAGTTAGTGTGTTCTTGCATCTTAACGGCTTCACTACGTTCAAGATTCGCTCTCTCCCACCTCCAACAGCACTATAATCCTCATACAACCACTTTTCTTCGTTCAGTTTAGTTGCTAGGAGTCGACTGGTTTACTCCTCCGGCAAAGACTCTGTTCTAAGAGAAGTTTCTTGGGATTTCAATGGCTCAAAGATACTCTGCAAAAGAAAAAGGCAAAAAGCAAATGGAAGAACCTCGAGGAAAAAGTATCAAGAGAATCAAGGCTCCTAACCTTGATAACGCTGCTCTCATTCGAGACAACAGACTTACGCTAATAGGGAGGCTAACAAACCCCCAAGAGCAGCAGATCTCAGCACTCATCCCCTCTCTCCCACGTAAGTGGAACCTGCAAGGAAATGCGGTAGGCTCAGACTTGGGAAATCATTGCTTCCAGTTCCGTTTTGAGAAGGAGGAGGACCTACAGAGAGTTTTAGACAACAGACCATACCAGTTTGCCATTGGATGGTGATAATCCAACGATGGGAGCCAGTCATCTCTGCGACCTTCCCGTCGCTTATCCCTTTCTGGATTCGTATCAAAGGCTTACCCCTCCACTTCTGGCATGGTGACATGGTCTGTAGGATAGGCCAAGAGCTGGGTACCCTAGTCAACCATGAGCTAACAAAGACCACTGCTAGAGTCAGGGTACTCATTGATGGGCTTAAACCCCTTGTCAAGGAAGCTATAGTGGATTTTGACTCAGGAGAAGAAGGTCCTATTACCTTAGAATACGAAAAGCTGGAGTCACATTGCTTCTACTGTTTCTCTCTCCTCCACGCGAGGAAGAACTGTCCAGAGAGAATGTCTGAAGTTGCGGCAGACCACTCGAGCTTTCAAAGAGATATGACGGAGGCGAGAACTGGTAGCTACCCAGTAATATCAGCTCCGGTGTCTACCCTTGCTCGAGCCCCAGGATACATAGAGCCTGAGAGCCAGCCATCTCGACTTCCTGCGGCTCCACTACACAACCTGCAGTCTACAAACATCTTAAATAACGGGGAGCGACGTTCTTTTCAAGAAAGAGTTGATAGATATGGCAATACCTTTGGCGAACGGGTGAGCACAAAGCAAACTAGGAACCCCCTCCCCCAGTGAATGCTACTGCTGATCTTGAGAAGGCTCCCTCCACATGGAAAAGTAAAACAGATCAGGAAAAATCCTTGAGTTTCGGCTCCCCATCATATGCTAGAAGAAGGGATAACCTAACCCGAAACTCACAGTATGGAAGAGATCTGTTTCCTCAGAGAAGCTTGGGTCAGTGGAGACCTAAACAAGGAGCAATCTTAGAGCCACCACTCAACCCTCCAGCTGAACCGGTAGTACATACAACTCAGGATCTGACTGTAGCCCCACAGGCGCAGTTATCTCCTGTCGAGGAACGTGCAGCAGCCTACGATACAGTAATGGAAGAACTGCAAGAAGTAACTCGCCAATACCTGAGCTGCCCCGATCCAGTTGAGGCAGCAGCTAGAAGGCAAAGAGTTCACTTTAGTGATGCTAACTGGCTTATGGAACAAACAGCGTCTGCTATCCTAGCAGCCTCAGCAgcacaatctccaagagccttcCATCATGTCGTCTGTGAGAGCAACCCAGCCACTCCGCCTCCCCTGCAGAACTACTCGAGTATTGAGGGTAGACTTCCCCCCCAGACGGCTCCTCTCAGTCCGAGAACAGTTGAAGTGAATAACCATTGCTACGGAGATGAAGCGTCCCCAACTGATACCACGCTTCTCAGGAGGACTAAAGCTGCAAAAAAGGTCAAATCGATAATCATTAGTCCTCTTGATGAGCAACCACAGCCACATAGCGCTCAACTGAGCCCGATAATCCTTCAAGAAGATAATGAAACACTACAGGAGTTTCAAAACAAAGTTAGGAGGAAAGCTGCACCTACCTCCAAGAAGAGATCCTCCAAGGAGAGCCCTAACATACTTTGGGGAGCGAGTTCAAAAAAGAGAAACCTATCGCAGTTTCACTACTCTCCAAGGGCAGCAGTTGGATCCTCAGCAGCAGCTGGATCCTCAGCTGCAAACACTGCCAAATCACAGAAAGGATCATCATCAACAAGGGAAGGAGAAGCTATCCCAAAAGAGACATCAAACCCACCTATTCAGTTGATCCCAGCAGTGAAGAGGAAGAAGTCGGATTTTCGGGTTCTTCTTCCCCATGCTCCTTAGGCATTCTTAGCTGGAACTGTTGTGGTTTGGGGAACACCATAACAGTCCAGCGGTTGCGAAAGATGAACAGGAAAATTGATCCGGATATCATCTTTCTTATGGAGACTAAGAACCCCAGTGAGATGGTGTTGAAAGAGCTTCATTGGCTTCAATCGAACGACTACTTCGTTGTAGAACCTCACAGCCCAGGAGGAGGAGGTCTCTTCTTATCCTGGAAAAAAGATATACAAGTAGTTATCAACTCCTCATCTCACAACTTCATTGACACGACAATCACCCACAAAGGAAAATCGTTTCACACAACCTTTGTCTACGGAGAAGCTGACAGTTCTAAACGTCTACAAGTATGAAACTCCCTAGCATCTCTACATCTAACGACAGAAGACCCTTGGTTCCTAACAGGGGACTTTAATGAGATGGTGGATAATAGTGAGAAGTGTGGAGGCCCTGCTAGAGCAGAAGGAACCTTTTGTGCATTCAGATCTTTCCTATCCCAAAATGACCTTTTCGATCTAAAGTTCACAGGAAGTTTCTTATCTTGGAGAGGGAAAAGACACTCTCACCTGGTCCTTTGTCGACTCGATCGAGCAATCTGCAACAGTGCTTGGATGGACTTGTTTCCTTCCTGTCGTAGCCAGTATCTCAAGTTTGAGGGCTCAGATCATAGACCGCTCCTCTCATACCTAGACACGTCAAGAAAGAAAAGCCAGAAGATCTTTAGATTTGACAGACGTCTAAATGATAACCAAGAAGTGAAAGCGTTAGTCAGGGAGATATGGATCAATACAGCTCACCTCTCTGTAGAGGATAGACTCTCCCAATGTCGGCACGCTATATGTAAATGGTCAAAAGCGTTTCATGAAAACAGTCAAAAAGTCTAGAGGAGACTAGGGAGCTTTTGAACTTAGCAATGTCGGATACTCTACCTGATGAGGCCCTCATTCAAGAGCTTAATGTGAAACTGCTTCATTTATATAAAGAGGAGGAGAGCTTTTGGATGCAGAGAAGTCGCCAACTCTGGCTCTCTCTTGGTGACTCTAATACTGGCTTCTTCCATGCATCCGCTAAGGGGAGATCAGCCAAGAATAGATTCTCTGTGCTAGAGAACAGCAGAGGAGTCCCGGTGTACGAAGAAGAACAGATTGCGGAGGTGGTATCCTCCTTCTACACAGATCTCTTCCTTTCCTCTAACTCTGATAGCAAGCAAACGGTGTTGGAGGCTCTGACTCCCTGCATTACAAGCGTACAAAATGAGAATCTAATTAAGATACCGCAAGCAAAGGAGATTACAGAAGCAACCTTCGCTATCAATGGAGATAAAGCACCAGGGCCTGACGGTTTTTCTGCTAGCTTCTTCCAGGCAAATTGGGAAGTAGTAGGCCCTGCGGTTATCAAGGAGATCCAGAGTTCTTCATCTAAGGATATCTGGAGCCATCAGTAAACAGAACACACGTGAGGCTTATTCCCAAAAACAATGGTGCAAAACGTGTGAAGGACTACAGACCGAtagccttatgcaacatctacTATAAGATAATCTCTAAAGTGCTCTCATTCAGACTAAAATCCGTTCTAGAGTGTATCATATCAGAGAATCAGTCGGCCTTCATTCCTGGAAGAGCTATTGGGGATAATGTTCTTATCACACACGAGATGCTACATTTCCTAAAGACCTCTAAAGCTGAAAAACACTGTACTATGGCAGTAAAGACAGAGATGTCAAAGGTGTATGACAGGTTGGAATGGAGCTTTATATCAGAAGTACTACAGAGACTAGGCTTCCATGCAACCTGGACTAATTGGATCATGCAATGCATCTCCTCGGTGACCTACTCCTACTTGATTAATGACTCTGCCTACGGAGAAGTAAAACCATACCGTGGAATTAGGCAAGGAGATCCAATCTCTCCCTACATCTTCATCCTTTGCAGCGAAGTCCTTTCGGGTTTGTGCAAAAAAGCAGGAAGAGAGGGAAGTCTGCAAGGCATTAGAGTTGCTCGAGGGAGTCCACGCATCAATCATCTGCTTTTCGCAGATGACATGATGTTTTTCTGTGAAGCTTCGGTCTCCAGTTGCAACACACTGCTCTCCATACTCCAAGCGTACGAAAAGGCCTCAGGTCAGAAGATCAACAAGGAGAAGTCCTCTATCACCTTCTCGTGTAAAACCTCACCTGAAAAAAGAGCAGAGGCAAAATCAACTCTAGGAATAAGCAAAGAAGGAGGCTTGGGGAAGTACCTAGGCTTACCTGAACACTTCGGCAGGAGGAAAAGAGATTTATTTACTTCTATAGTGGACATGATCAGACAACGAGCCATTAGCTGGTCTTCAAAACGCTTGTCTAGAGCAGGGAAGCTCACTATGCTTAAAGCAGTCCTCAGTGCTATCCCCACGTACTCAATGTCGTGCTTCCTCCTACCGGTTAGCCTGTGCAAAAGAATTCAATCGGTGTTAACGAGGTTCTGGTGAGATGAACCCGATGGTAAAAGGAAGATAAGCTGGGTGGCGTGGGATAAGATGACAACACCTAAAGCTTAAGGAGGTTTAGGTCTAAAGGATATCCAAAGGTTTAATCAAGCGCTCCTAGCTAAAGTGGCCTGGCGAATCACTACTGCCCCACATTGCCTACTAGCACGAGTGCTTCTAGGAAAGTATTGCCACAAGAAATGCTTTTTGGAAGTCAGTGCATCACAAAGCGTATCACATGGTTGGAGAAGTATCTTACATGGGAGGGACCTATTGGTTGAGAACCTAGGAAAATCTATAGGAAATGGACAGTCTACTAAGCTTTGGAAGGACTCCTGGATCTCAACGGAGGAGAATCTAAAGCCTATCGGACCCATAAGGCAAGAAGCACTGGATCTAACATTGGCAGATATCCTAACATCTGATCTGAAATGGAATAAGAGAAGAATCGAAGAGCTCTTACCAGAGTTTGTCCCCCAAATCCTAAGTATCCAACCAAGCACAAAAGGAGGGGATGATTCTTTCATTTGGAGAGCCACGAGTTCAGGACTGTACACCACCAAATCGGGCTACTTTGCGGCATCAGTACCTACACAAAACCTTGCATTAGTGCCTCAAGAAGAATTCAGCTGGATCAAGGATGTTTGGGCCTCAAAATCCTCACCTAAGTTACAGACTTTTCTCTGGTCCATCCTCCAAAACGCTTTACCTCTTGGCGCAAACCTGTTACAAAGAGGAGAAATCTCAGCTGGGAACTGTATCAGATgccaagaaaaagaaacagcTACCCACTGTTTCTTTACCTGTCCGTTTGCGAGCCAAGTATGGAGTTCAGTGCCTCTCCGCCAAGAGATTCACGTAGCTGTGGATACGCCATTGAAAGAAATAATGGTCAGCTTCCGTCAAGCCACTTGTCTTCCTCCGACGGGAATCACTCAAGACGTTCTCCCCTGGGTCCTGTGGAGTATTTGGACGGCTCGCAACAAACTCATATTTGAAGGAAGAGCATTTCTCCAACAGAAACTGCAACAAGAGGATTGCAATTAGCCCTAGAATGGTCTCAATAAAAAGGAAGGCATATGAAGGAAAATATTCTACTTACAACCTCTCCATCGACGACAAGACAGTTAGCACAGATCGACGGCAGTAATGACGCGATAACTTGTAAAACCGATGCGGCTTGGGACAAAAACACGAAGACAGCTGGATTTGGTTGGGTGCTGGAGGGACCCCCTCTGATTGCTCCGATTCATGGTTCCGCTAGCCAATCTTTCATTGGGTCACCTCTCGTTGCTGAAGCTTTGGCAATGAGATCGGCTCTTTGCATGGCACAAACCCGAGGGATCGCATCCCTTAGGGTTTTCACCGACAACTCAACGCTCGTCAGAGCAATTTCAGGAAAGCATCAGTCCAAAGAAATCATCGGTGTCGTTCACGACATCCGAGTGATCTCCTCTGATTTTGCTTCAATCtcgttttcatatttttctagATCAAAAAACTCTGTCGCTGATGCCTTAGCAAAAGCGTCTCTGCAATTTCATATCCTGTAATGACTCAGTGTGGGTCAAGCTTGGGCCTAGACTTTCTGCTTTTCTTTAATTAAGTAATtctgtgataaaaaaaaagcatgCTTAGTAAAATGATGGGTAAAGTAATTAGAAAGTGCGATAACTTGCGAATTAGATCAAATAgacaaatacataaaatatcaGGTGGTGATTATAAGGTTGTTAAacaagtatttaaaattttcaaaaaatttatgcATCTTTCGTCACACTAAATGGATCCAACAGGGAGCAAGCATAAAGTCTCATTAGTTGTTGGCGGTTAAGAAATTACAAGTGGTATCAACGAAAAATTCATACTATATGTGGGCTCGCGTTAACATGAATTACAATCTGCAGATGCATCGAGAACATTGCGTTATGTGTTAAGGGATAACAGAAATATATGAtagtatacattttttttttttaaagaattgatttgattacttatttcattaaaatgtacttatctttttattatggaaaaattgtttttaggcCAAAAATGATAATTGTGTTCTGTTAGGCTAATTTCATTTTTGTACCAGTTTTTTCTCTAATACCCTTtagaattttctaaaataaattaaataaatagttttacaaacaaaaaaaattcaaaaatagtaaatattaatgaaatacCTATATCTACGTATTGATATTTTTCAGTtataaaaatttttaaattataatttcatattttgttctgAAAAAATAGAATTGACATTTTATATAGTAGAAAACGTAATCCACTTTTTTCATTGAATATACATTATGTTTAGAATACGCGTTCtttgtaaataatagtaatctaaaaatatttggaaaatacATTCCGCGCTTAACCTATAGttctaaaatttatagaaatcaaaatctacacattaatataaatctaaaacctgtagaaatcaaaatcatatattactataaatctaaaactagtagaaatcgatttcaaatatgtttttactCTATTCTACATATAGTAGAATAAAAATTCTATGGATAAGGATAATTCCAAAAATATTGGAAAAGAATACTTGGAAGATtatgtttccttatttattaataaaaataattttttttaaaaaatgaaaatcgatttatttttaaaaaaaatagaaaatcgttttgttttatattttttttaaaagtaaatcgatttaaaaaagtaaatcgtttttaaaaatagaaaataattttaatagaaaatcgattataaaaatataaaatcttttaaaatataaaattgatttataaaaatagaaattgatCTTTTTATAAACAGtgatttataaatagaaattgatcttttttaaaaaaaaaacagaaaatcgatttataaaaaatagaaaaattgatttttttttaaaaaatagaaaacagtgatttataaaataaaattttaaatgagaaaaataaaaattataaaataaatttttaaattttaaaaaaaaaaaaaaaaaaaaaattaaagttcagtttttttgggattttcatatttttaattactttagttaaaaattatattttaatgtttaacaaacttttaattgtaatttgatttttttaattgaaatttagGGTAATATTgccattttgaaaaaaaattagcctaatagaacataaaatatatgagATTAGACTAATAGGacataattatcatttttgctctaaaaaacaattttcccttTTAATTAGACATCCGTAAAGATCTTTTGGATTAAGTGTGATTCAGCTGAAGTAGTCAAATAATGAATGACTTATATTGAGAAGTGATTCACTATATTGTACAAGTAAGGCTAAAGCACATGAAAAATCATATGACGATAATGTGGCGCAACAAGGACATTACTTATATGTGAGGTAGTGGACTTGAGAATCTCTGAGTTTCTCTTAAAGTTTTGATAGTCCATCCCCGTCCAGCAACTCTCGATGTCTCACTCCATGCCGCATCAGATTGGAGAATTATGTCGAAATGTGGTACTTTCGTTAACgtatgatgagagagagagagagagagagagagagagagagagagagagagagagagagagagagagagagagagagagagagagagagagagaaggctAGTGTAACAACCCCGAACCGTCCTAAACATATGTCggaccaccggccaacaatcaaacaagaacatgaccgatgAACCAATCAATGCCAAAtgttggagatgaaaggccaaccggccagccaacaatcaaacaagaacacgactgaccgtccaacccaacaccctGATCCGGAAGCTATGTGACGTGTTAGAAACAATCCGGTCAGAGTCGCATAACTTACACTACAACTTAGACCAGTTCACccactaactcgtcccgctaaatcaaggcataaggcttttcaacccgtaccaaGAGTTAACAGTTTCCGTTAGATTGAGGCCTAAGacttttcaacccgtaccaaGAGGTAACGTTGTGTTTGACCGGACTAGTAAAttatcagagtactcatgatGCATATATAGAACAATTACTTTATTAActcaaagaaatattcatacattgaataattcAATACTGGGCCCGACCTAATGCcaaatcgagtcaactaaacaCAAATCAAATACCGTTTACAAAAGGCTTGAAAATCTACACCGGCGGTCCAACGTTcagcaccaagctatccgatcgtcctTACTAAAGTAACCTGCAAAAATGACAACGGAGTTAGATGcgtaacctaatgttactcagtgagctggcGACATCTACCCGCAACCTAGAaactaacccagacaacccaaaataacaatcaatcTAGCCTAAGCAAGCAATCTAACTAAGGCTAGGCAAAccgttactaagttagacttggcctcctgccatgatctaacttcaagtaacgggaacctgcatgaaagcaagtcaacaaccaatcccCTAGTTAACCATATATATGCATGAGTTCAATACTCATGTAGTGTTAGACACTTAGACTATATAAGTATCATTAACCGGTcgaccaacaatcagacaagaacatgatcggccaaccAATGAAACCAAGCTTtaatatccaccacccttcacaagcaatcTTTCAGACACACCAACATCAGGCCTACACTAACCAAATACACATCAAGTCTAATCCGGTACCTAACCCGAATTAGATCTCAATGTTAGAAATCtacaagcaaatcaatcaacaaCAATCACAATAACAATAAGAAGATAATAATTAACTACGACTCGACTCTAACTCGTAACACTGTATATTGGTGCTACATTTACTCTAGGGTTCCATAACCCTTTATGACACTCTAACACAACACTCTAACCTGGGCCCTGGTGACTTCGTGTTCCTTCTCAACATCGGCAATATCCTATCTccctaccacaaaggccaggAGAAGGAACTTTCGACTGACTGtggcccacagtccttcggctCACCGGGCGACAGCCCACATTCCTTTCGGATCACTACCACATTGCACCGTCGTATAATACTCAGCCATAAGTCATGACTTCGTTCCTCTGTGTCTTCCCGATCCAGcaaataaggggtttccttgaACCCGTTGGGTACGAGGCTGAGGACACTAATCACCCCTAAACAAGCCCAGTAtgggcgggttacgcacatactgtcggCATACACACAACCCTATCCTAGACTCTCGACTCTACAACACTAACAACTAGCACCAGTAATCCGGCCTATATGGCCTAGGATCCCAAGTACTAACATCAAATAAACTAAACAACAATAGCATAACTAATcaaatcaaccggttagtcactcccttaccaaAAGCTGAATAAcctcaatcaacaagattaatTAAACAAGCAAGCATGCATTTAATTAATCTACCAAACAAGAAAGtcaatcaaaccgttacccagatagttCAGCCTTCCGCTAGAgaactatctttaaagataacgaGAACATGCACTCAACCATATAACCACGCAACaatagaaaacatgatgcatcctagtcctagtcctagtcaggttattaactcagtcttaattTCATTTCATCTCAGCTTAACCTGTGCTAAACTAAGTCAGGTTCCATTAAAATAACCCTAGGGACTCTATCATGCAATAACGTGATCATTCTAATCTATATGCAACTCGATCTATCCTAAGTTCCAAGTGGAACTCAAGCATAACCATAAAACTAccctaaattccaagtggaattcaaacaaaccaactcacgGAACTATCttaaattccaagtggaattcacACAAATCAACTCACAGTGTTCTATGTCGATAATcagctggttgatcggagaggacttGGCCAAACCCAACTCTGATGTCTTGAATTGActggactggactgatcttAACTTGGACAAAACCTCCCCTGATACTGGTCTTGACTGAACTCAACTCGATCAGAACCTtccctagctgctggacgattCTTGATATGTGCTCAAATTATCCTAGAGCAAccttactctcatcaaaagaggtcaagttgtaTTACTTAGGAATTGAATCCACATGGAGCGATTGAACACGctatatcttattataactaATCTAGGTTGAAGATTTCAAAGCAGTAAATAACAAGTAAACTTAAAACTGTGAACAAGACAATTGCTCAATTGATTGATTTGGGGTTTAACAAATATGATGAAGGCGTTAGACTTAGAAtttctattcaggttatcaggattataATGATATGAATGCTTATGTGAGATGCTTGCTTGATATTAAGAACCCAACGGTAACAATAACCGTACCACTGTCGTTTTCTGGGTTATCTATTACTGGATTCAATGATTCAGTACACGCGCAGGTCATAATCAGGAAGGCATCGATCGATGTTCTGTCGAACGTATCGATCGAAATAGCCTTGTGtcaatcgatcgatatctctataGGAGAATTGGTCGATGCGCCTCTAGTaagctgatataccatggattttacccatttttacccatgatatataagtgttttatatactatttattatgtattggagcctatttagagtatttacaggttcagggacgatttggagaaatatggtgattttggtgccttttggagtctttcgcagtgcaggactgtacagacgcttcagatgtttatctctcgatggagaccttcccgccgttggatttagcccatcgtttgacacaagatataactttgagttagctttccaatgccaccggtctgaggtcaatcGGCATCCTATATcagaagttatgcccgttttactgaaggGTGGTCaatctgcctcgcgagaggaagttgtcgagaagaggattgtatgtcgatctacacagcacactgcatatcgatcgacagagacatcagaatgtgggctgagtatatttcatgactgACTGAAGCCCATGAGTCActacaaagttaccaaaatacccttgacgaccagaaaccctatttatgttatttctaagtcACTGTTGATGGCGACACtttctacgctttcttttgattcattgtttttagtttaggagagaagagaggaaatCCTTgagagtcctcttggaactcctttggtttttatatctattctgttgcaa
It encodes:
- the LOC108850558 gene encoding uncharacterized protein LOC108850558, producing MKENILLTTSPSTTRQLAQIDGSNDAITCKTDAAWDKNTKTAGFGWVLEGPPLIAPIHGSASQSFIGSPLVAEALAMRSALCMAQTRGIASLRVFTDNSTLVRAISGKHQSKEIIGVVHDIRVISSDFASISFSYFSRSKNSVADALAKASLQFHIL